The Micromonospora sp. WMMD961 genome has a segment encoding these proteins:
- a CDS encoding RNA polymerase sigma-70 factor, whose product MSADGRGQPAVDAFVTHRNLLFTVAYEMLGSAADAEDVLQETWLRWADAELAAVRDQRAYLVRITTRLSLNRLRAVGRRRESYVGAWLPEPLLTTPDVAEDVELAENVSMAMLLVLETLAPTERAVFVLREVFGLEYDEIAEAVDKSSAAVRQIAHRARTRVAARRPRGMVSPAETRRALTAFRLAVETGDVQGLLDVLAPDVVLLGDGGGIKQALLRPVAGADKVARLLCSTHARTATMSLHPAQVNGHPALVLRLDGAVDAVLALRIDDGLISGVYAVRNPEKLSHMRRETTLRR is encoded by the coding sequence ATGAGTGCGGACGGCCGTGGGCAGCCCGCCGTCGACGCGTTCGTCACCCACCGGAACCTGCTCTTCACCGTCGCCTACGAGATGCTCGGCTCGGCCGCCGACGCGGAGGACGTACTCCAGGAGACCTGGCTGCGGTGGGCGGACGCGGAGCTGGCGGCGGTGCGGGACCAGCGCGCCTACCTGGTCCGGATCACCACCCGGCTGTCACTCAACCGGCTCCGGGCGGTCGGCCGACGCCGGGAGTCCTACGTCGGCGCGTGGTTGCCGGAGCCTCTGCTGACCACACCCGACGTTGCCGAGGACGTCGAACTCGCCGAGAACGTCTCGATGGCGATGCTGCTGGTGCTGGAGACCCTCGCGCCGACCGAGCGGGCGGTGTTCGTCCTGCGTGAGGTCTTCGGCCTGGAATACGACGAGATCGCCGAGGCGGTGGACAAGAGTTCGGCGGCGGTCCGTCAGATCGCCCACCGGGCGCGGACGCGTGTCGCCGCTCGGCGGCCGCGTGGGATGGTGTCGCCGGCCGAAACCCGACGTGCGCTCACGGCGTTCCGGCTGGCGGTCGAGACCGGCGACGTGCAGGGCCTGCTCGACGTCCTCGCGCCGGATGTCGTGCTCCTCGGCGATGGCGGCGGGATCAAGCAGGCCCTGCTGCGGCCGGTCGCCGGGGCCGACAAGGTGGCCCGCCTGCTGTGCAGCACACACGCCAGGACCGCGACCATGTCGCTGCACCCCGCCCAGGTCAACGGTCACCCGGCGCTGGTCCTGCGGCTCGACGGCGCGGTCGACGCGGTCCTCGCGCTGCGTATCGACGACGGTCTCATCAGCGGGGTCTACGCCGTGCGTAACCCCGAGAAACTGTCACACATGCGGCGCGAGACCACCCTGCGCCGTTGA
- a CDS encoding DoxX family protein: MNLALWIAAGLLAAVALTGGVTKTFVPKEKLAATNGGGWTDDASVGFVRALGILEILAAIGLILPAVLDIAPVLVPVTAVCWVLLMVGAMITHLRHGEAKFIVLNLLYLAVAAFVAWGRLGPEPFTG, encoded by the coding sequence ATGAACCTGGCTCTGTGGATCGCCGCCGGACTGCTGGCCGCAGTCGCCCTGACCGGCGGCGTCACCAAGACGTTCGTACCCAAGGAGAAGTTGGCCGCGACCAACGGCGGGGGGTGGACCGACGATGCCAGCGTGGGCTTCGTCAGGGCCCTCGGGATCCTCGAGATCCTGGCCGCGATCGGCCTGATCCTGCCTGCCGTGCTGGACATCGCACCGGTGCTGGTGCCGGTGACCGCCGTCTGCTGGGTGCTGCTGATGGTCGGCGCGATGATCACCCACCTGCGCCACGGCGAGGCGAAGTTCATCGTGCTGAACCTGCTCTACCTCGCGGTGGCCGCCTTCGTGGCCTGGGGCCGCCTCGGACCCGAGCCCTTCACCGGCTGA
- a CDS encoding MerR family transcriptional regulator — protein MAQRSGFSEPTLRYYEKVGLLGAVPRDDSSGHRRYDTPLAERIDALACLRSSGMSVAEMRRYLTLLDDGDPTAAAQQRDLLARHADRLSAEIERLRVRQAYMRSKADMWDARHRGDVVAEARAVERVERVLQEF, from the coding sequence ATGGCCCAACGGTCGGGCTTCAGTGAGCCGACGCTGCGCTACTACGAGAAGGTCGGCCTGCTCGGCGCGGTGCCCCGCGACGACAGCAGCGGCCACCGCCGCTACGACACTCCGCTCGCCGAGCGGATCGACGCCCTGGCCTGCCTGCGGTCGTCCGGGATGAGCGTCGCGGAGATGCGTCGGTACCTGACGCTGCTCGACGACGGCGACCCGACGGCCGCCGCCCAACAGCGCGACCTCCTCGCCCGGCACGCCGACCGGCTGTCCGCCGAGATCGAGCGCCTACGGGTACGCCAGGCGTACATGCGCAGCAAGGCCGACATGTGGGACGCGCGGCACCGGGGTGACGTCGTTGCCGAGGCCCGCGCGGTCGAACGGGTCGAACGCGTTCTTCAGGAGTTCTGA
- a CDS encoding NAD-dependent epimerase/dehydratase family protein: protein MQLRSSEDTLVLVTGATGHLGGYSVARLLDEGYRVRVSVREAGQRDEVLDRVRQAGTNPDGRVEFRTAALSADEGWAEAVTGARYVLHHASPFPFTPPEDDDEVIRPARDGALRVLRAAREAGVQRVVLTSSYAAVGYTVKPDGRYTEADWTNVDDDIPAYHRSKTLAERAAWDYVRDNAGVELSVVNPTGIFGPLLGPRVSASTGLVQAFLTGAMPVVPRMYFGVVDVRDVVDLHLRAMLHPDAAGERFIGVGGPSISFLDLAKMLARHLPSLADRVPARELSDDEVREAAKTEPALREAAALRGQIPVISNDRARTVLGWRPRPVETTITDTADSLIKLGLVTA, encoded by the coding sequence ATGCAGCTTCGCAGCAGCGAGGACACCCTTGTGCTGGTGACCGGCGCCACCGGACATCTCGGCGGATACTCCGTCGCCCGGCTGCTCGACGAGGGCTACCGGGTGCGGGTCAGCGTCCGCGAGGCAGGCCAGCGCGACGAGGTGCTCGACCGGGTCCGCCAGGCGGGCACGAACCCGGACGGCCGGGTCGAGTTCCGCACCGCGGCCCTCTCCGCCGACGAGGGCTGGGCCGAGGCGGTCACCGGGGCGCGCTACGTGCTGCACCACGCGTCGCCGTTCCCGTTCACCCCGCCCGAGGACGACGACGAGGTGATCCGGCCGGCCCGCGACGGAGCGCTGCGCGTCCTGCGCGCCGCCCGCGAGGCCGGGGTACAGCGGGTGGTGCTGACCTCGTCGTACGCAGCGGTGGGCTACACCGTGAAGCCCGACGGCCGGTACACCGAGGCGGACTGGACGAACGTGGACGACGACATCCCGGCGTACCACCGGTCGAAGACCCTCGCCGAACGCGCGGCCTGGGACTACGTCCGGGACAACGCTGGGGTCGAGCTGAGCGTGGTCAACCCGACCGGCATCTTCGGGCCGCTGCTGGGGCCACGGGTCTCCGCGTCGACCGGCCTGGTGCAGGCGTTCCTTACCGGAGCGATGCCGGTCGTACCCCGGATGTACTTCGGAGTGGTCGACGTGCGGGACGTGGTCGACCTGCACCTGCGCGCGATGCTGCACCCGGACGCTGCCGGTGAGCGGTTCATCGGTGTCGGCGGCCCGTCGATCAGCTTCCTCGACCTGGCGAAGATGCTCGCGCGGCACCTGCCGAGCCTGGCCGATCGGGTGCCGGCCCGGGAGTTGAGCGACGACGAGGTCCGGGAGGCCGCGAAGACCGAGCCCGCGCTGCGTGAGGCCGCCGCCCTGCGGGGGCAGATCCCGGTGATCAGCAACGACAGGGCCCGCACTGTCCTCGGCTGGCGGCCCCGCCCGGTGGAGACGACCATCACCGACACCGCCGACAGCCTCATCAAGCTCGGCCTCGTCACCGCCTGA